The nucleotide sequence TGTGATCTTCTAAATTTCAATAGCATTCACATAAAATAGTGGTTATCTATGTCAACACCATAGGAGTATTCTCAAGGTAGTCTTCtcaaccctcttttttttttttttgagacagagtctctctctgtcgcccaggctggagtgtagtggtgcaatcttggctcactgcaagctccgcctcccgggttcacgccattcttctgtctcagcctcctgcgtggctgagactacaggcaccgaccaccatgcccagctaattttttgtatttttttttagtagagactgggtttcaccatgttgaccaggatggtctcaatctcctgacctcatgatctgcccacctcggcctcccaaagtgctgggagtataggcgtgagccaccgcacccggccttcttaACCCTCTTTAACCCCAAGATTGGAAGTGTCAGTTATGACACTGGTTTTTTCCATAAATTCTCAAATAGACCTATTTCAATATGGCACTCAAAAGACGTGTCTTGGAAATTTCATTACACCTTTTTGGGAAGACTTAATTTGTTTCCTTTAACCTCCTATTTATTACAGAAGCATCTAGGCATTAGCTTTTATTCCTAGGGCATTAATatctttttccagctttattttttagTATGCAGATATAGAGATGAAGACGTAGAAGTGTTTTGTAGAAGAGCCGTTTACCTGGAAACCTATAGTGAAAATGCTTCATATGGtgcattttattcttcattttgtctGGACATTTGAAGACCAAGAGAGAACATTATAAAATGGGCAGGGAAATGGTGGCTGTTAAGATACGGTATCAGTAGTTTGTTTTGTGGCTTCAAGTGTATAATCTTTCATAATAGAATCGTGTATCCATTGAACAATTTCAAAACCTCCATAGTTGACCCCAAGGCTTCTCGGGTAGGGCATATGAGTTTGTTCTTTCTGAAAATGTGTCCCCCTCCTCTGTATAGCACTCAATCTCATTCCCTTTTTAGTGTCCTGGTGAAGACCTAGTTCTTTCCGGAGACAATTCTGCTTCAGAGGCACTTTACTTAAGAGGACTTGCCAGGCTGGACAATGCCCGTTGACTTGGGGCAGGCCCTAGGCCTGCTGCCGTCACTGGCGAAGGCTGAGGGCTCCCAGTTCTCGGAATCAGATGCTGCCCTTCAAGAGGAACTCTCCAGCCCTGAGACCGCGCGCCAGCTTTTCAGGCAGTTCCGTTACCAGGTGATGTCTGGGCCTCATGAGACCCTGAAGCAGCTTCGGAAGCTCTGTTTCCAGTGGCTGCAGCCCGAGGTTCACACCAAAGAGCAGATCCTGGAGATCCTCATGTTGGAGCAGTTTCTGACCATCCTGCCCGGGGAGATCCAGATGTGGGTGCGGAAACAGTGTCCAGGAAGTGGAGAAGAGGCAGTGACCCTTGTGGAGAGCTTGAAGGGGGACCCGCAGAGACTGTGGCAATGGGTAAGCAGAGGGTATTATGATTGGCGAGTGAAACACAGGGCTCCTCTCTGGTCCTATCAGGTGTGTGGTCTTTTTTCTTACGACACCAAATGGGTGGGACTTTTCACTTCTCTGATTCTCTAACACCAGTAGCGTGTCCTGCAGTTCGGTTCTGAAGCTAACTCTGGAGGTTCAGGGCCCAATCCAAGACTGCTCCTGTTCTCAGATGCCAGTCACAGGTCCCAGGGGCCACCTGAACTTCTGACAAATTGGCTATAAATTCGGAGATTCCCACAATCTTCTCTTCAAGTTCCATACTTAGTTAGAATGACTTACAGAACTCAGGGAAGGATTTTACTTCCTGTTACTGACTTActataaaggatacaactcacTAACAGCCAGAGAGAAGAGCTGCGTAGAGCAAGGTGTGGGGGAAAGGGCATGGAGCTTCCATTGCCTCTCCTGGCATGCTACGTTAGTTACCAGTACCTCCCTGAGGTCACCAACCTGGAAGCTTCCTGAACCCCATGGTTTAgggatttttatggaggcttcactGCTTTGGCACACTTGACGTAGTCATTTGCATTGGTGATTGACTATCTCCAGCTGCCCTCCCCTCCTCagaaggggggggggggtggggggggggggggagggggggggggggggggtggggagagacTGAAAGTTCCAACCTTTTAATCTCAAGGTTGGTTCCTCTGGCAACCAGCCCCCCGCCCTGAAGCTATCTAGAAGCCTAGCATAAACTCTGGTGTGGTTGAGAAGGGCTCGTTATGAATGACAAAGCCTCTTCCTTCacctctgtcactcaggaaatTACCAGGGCTTTAGGGGACAAAGACTAACTTTGTATTTCTTGTTATACCACAGCTAGGTTCCCTCAACCTCACCTAATTCTAACACCCTGACTCTCAACACTTTTTAGCTGTCAAGGATTGAGGGTAAAGTCTCCCAGCATATTCCACCTTTAGAACGTTTGAGAAGTTATTCAAAAGTTGCCGGAGTTTTCATTGGTGGGGCATATCCCGTAGAGGCACCTTAGTGGCGTGTCTCCAAGGTCTCCCACGCCTGGTGCAGGCCTCAGCTTTTGGTGTCTTTTTGGGACATTTCTTACCCTGGTTCCTGCTGGACTAGAAATAAAAGctggttttctctttctccacatccttagaAATTGTCTTATGATCTATTGCAGAGGGTAAGCTTTGTATCTTTTAGAGATCCTTACTCTGGATTCTTCAGTAATTACTAATATATGGTCTCTAGATCAGTATCCAGGTTCTAGGACAGGACATCTTATCAGAGAAGATGGAATCTCCAAGCTGCCAGGTGGGGGAAGTGGAGCCCCATCTTGAAGTGGTGCCTCAGGAATTGGGACTTGAGAATTCTTCGGTAGGGCctggggagcttctgagccacaTCGTGAAAGAGGAATCTGACACGGAAGCAGAACTAGGTGAGGATGGTGCTGTGTGGTGGTCTCTTGGGGAGATTTTGGGATTGGGATTAGTAGGCGTAAGTGAGTTGCTGCTCAGATTGGGGTATCCCTGAGAGGTTTGCCAACAGGTTAGACCTAAATAAACCGCTCTTGCTTGGAGAGTCAACGTCTGTTTTAAACTGCTTTATGACTGGGCCAGACCGTTTGGATTTTGGCTGtgaggaaggaggtgggggaaAATACGGGTGAGACTGGAAGGTTGGAGGGAGTTGGAGTTTGTCAGAGAGATAAACAGAAGTCTTGTAATATAGATGACAGTACAGGTATTGTTCTGATTTGTGAAGATTGTTATCTGTGCCCTCTGGGGAGTGGTTAAGGCAGACATCCAGATTCTGAAAACTTCCTCTCCTTACTTCAGCCCTGGCTGCCTCCCAGCCTGCCCGACCAGAGGAAAGGCTGATCAGAGACCAGGACCTCGGAGCCTCACTGCTCCCAGCAGCACCGCAGGTGAGCTGAGGTACAAAAACGGTGAAAAGGAAACTTTTTACCTTCTATaatctcttcctcctgcctcttcaCCCCATTCCCCACCCTGAGGAAACCCTCTGATGTGCTCTCTGTCACCATATGTTAGTTTACTTTTCCTagagttttataaaaatagaatcatgCCAAATGTACTCTTATCTTTGTTCTTATgcatatagtgtatatatatttgcttatttccgtatattctctctttttttttttttttttttgagacagagtcttgctctgtcgcccaggctggagtgcagtggcgcaatcacgactcactgcaagttccgcctcccaggttcacactgttctcctgcctcagcctcccgagtagttgggactataggcgcctgctactgcgcctggctaatttatttatttttttgtatttttagtagagctggggtttcaccgtgttagccaggatggtctcgatctcctgacctcatgatctgcccatgtATTCTCATTTTTTGAAACAATTTGATTTTGATGTGCCTTAGAGTCATTTTCACATTTCATATAATTGGGATTCATTGAGCTTCTTAGATCTGTGGGTGTATGGTTTTCACTAAACTTGGAaaatttttggccattatttctaaagcatttttttttctgtctcgcTTATTTCTCCTCTCCTTTAAGGACTTCGGAAATAATACCTGTGGAATGTGTATAATGATAATTATCAGAGCTCTTCAAGTTGTCCCaagcttactgattttttttctgtttttgaagtcTTGGTGTTTTATTTTGGACAATTTCTATATGTCTTCAAGTTCgttaatcttttcttttatagtatctcatctgctgttaatctcatccagcatatttttcattctgtttttgaaGTCTTGATGTTTCATTTAGGACggtttctatttttatgtcttcaaGTTCGTTAGTCTTTTCTTCTTACAGCATCTAATTTGCTGTTAATCTCTTccagtatatttttcattttggatGAATGTTTCACGTCTAGAAGTTTGATTTTGGGCTTTATTATATCTTTCATGTCTATACTTAATGTGTTCACTTTTTTCTCTAGCTTCTTGAACATGTGGAATATAGTTGTATTTGTATTCATATCCTTACCTACTGATTACTACCTGTATTGGGTCTGGGCCAGTTTTGATCAAATGATTATTCTCATTATGAGATGTGTTTTCCTGCTTCTGTGTGTGCCTggtaatctttgtcttttttgtttgtttgtttgtttgttttgagacagggttttactttttcacccacgttggagtgcagtggtgtggtcatagcttactgcagccttgacgtcctgggctcaagccatcctcctgcctcagcctcctgagtagctagaactacagacatgtgccacaatgcttggctaatttttaaatttttttgtgtcttactatgttgcccatgccTGGTAATCTTTGATTGGGTATCAGACATTGGTCGGGTgctgtatatttttgtattactGTAAATGTTCTTGAACTTTGCTATGGGATGCAGTTATTTGAACACGGTTGGTTGGTTATATGGCACCAGAGAAACATTTAGTCtagtattattttttccatgCTAAGGCACTTCCCTTCTGAGTATTCTGAGTAATCTGATGCCCCTTCATATACCAGGTTTTCCACTCTGCCTGGTGGGAGTACAAACTGTTTCCAGCACTGTGTGAGCTCAGGGGATTGTTCCCTCTGATTCTTTTGGGTGGTTATTTCCCAGACTTTGGGGGTACGCTCTGTAGATCTCTGGAGCTTTCTCTTTGTGCAGCTTCCTCCTCTGATTTCTCTGCCCTGTCCATTCTAAGCACCTTGGCATTTCCAGACTCTGAGCTCCTTCTGCTCAACTCAGGGAGGCTGCCTGGCTCAGCCTGGGTTTCCCTTCCTGTGCTGCTGCCTGGATCCTCTGTCTAGGCAGTACGTTTGGATAACTAGCGCTCACTGAATTTGTTTTCCCACTTCCAGGGATCTTGTTCTGCTGTGCTTGGGTAATGTGCAGTGTCTGAAAACGATTGTTTCACACATTTTGTCCCATTTTTAGTTGTTTCAGGCAGAAGGTACATTCAGCAATTCCTAATACTTCATTTTCGCTGTACATAGAAGTCGCTGGGACAGATTTATGTTGATATGTAgttaacaattttgaaaagttgaattttgtaaaaatattttttttttcacgagCCTATATACCTTCATTAAAACATCATTTACAACGTCGAGGGAACTCCTCCTGGGACTTGCCTTGCAGTCTACTGTAGAGCGAAGATGAAAATAGAGACTGCAGGAGGTGGTGCTTAATGCTGTGTTTCAGACCAGGGTCTGAGCTTCGGCTCTCCAGGCTCAGAGATACAAAAACTAGAGAATATCCGTTTCATAGTTTACTCTGGGGGAACGTGGATGGGGAAGTGGCAGGGGAGAGACATATCTTTTTAGTGAACCAAATGCACCCTCCTGCCTGCTTTCAAGGTGTCCAGAAACCAAATTGTGAAGCAAGACATTGCTTGGTGAGAAAGATTTGGGTGTTCTGTGGAATATGTCAACCAGGCTTGGAGGATTATTGTTTCTGCAGTATGTACAGAGTATTCTCACCTGTTCTGGATAACTTAAAGTCAGAAGATTTAAAATGCTCATCAGCACCAATTTGTGTTTTACAActgtatttacatatacatgtgtCTGTATTTCCCTACCTTCAGAAGATAACTAGTTAGCAACCATTTAAGTTAAACGAACAAAATTCATCCCTACCCAATCTGAATATCCCCTCCAAACTAACAGCAGTTATTTGCATCAGGAAGATTTTGATATTTAATGAAATCCTTTGGAagcaaaaggaatttttaaattaatcactCCCTCTAATCTCAAGTGAGGAACTTCATAAATAATGCCAGAATGATGATATGGTATTACTCCCAGTACACAGTAGTTATTTCATTAGTAGAAACCATGACTCAGTTGGAACCTTACATAGTACTCCAGCAATGCATTTACTCACCTTCCTCTGTTTTCAAACTTAAAGGAAAGGAACAGCGTGTAAGTAACTCAGTGCAAGTCAGTTGTAATATCTTATAAACCCACAAGATGGTGCCAGTTCCACACAAAAATAGAGAGAGTTTTCCCATCAAATCCCACACTTCTGTCTTTCAGGAGAGAGAGTTAGGTTTTTCCATCTCTTCTAAATATGAGAAAAAGGCAAGCTGGCTGCCATTGGTGTCTTGCCTCTTCAGTAGGAGGTTTTATTTGAATGCACCCAGCTTCTTGGCAGTTCCTTGCGTAAATCTGTGTCTTTAAGCTGGAGGTACCCTGTCAGTGCTCCTGAAGCAACTTCCCTGGTTTTTGAATGAGCTGACTTTGACCCCTGGGGGTTTTGGTGGCTGTATCCTTTTCTGCCTTGTCCTCTTCTTGGTGGTTACTGTGTTCATGGAGTAGATCCTGCGTCAGCAAGCCAGGCAGCCAGGCAGATGCTACTGTGCTTGGCATGTACGTCCTTTCCTCTGCTGGCACTGAAGCCAGGGTCCCTGTGTTCTGACTACAAAGACTGAGAATTCCTATATTCAGCTCAAAAAGTGTTTGCTCAAGTGATTATTTTCAGGAGGTTGTTAAAATAGCTGCATTCACAGGAGATTAACAGAATAAGCTGCTAGCTGTTTAtactttaaacattaaaaatattttaaatttaaattcacatGAAAAATGTGGTGATAGTTAATAGTTGACTATGTAATTAGGTATATTGAGGTCACTTTTCAGCTTCCTATCCTTCCCACCCAAAAAAGTCCAAACCCtctttcgtttgtttgtttggcttagCACCTGCTAATTAAACACTTTTTGGTATCTCCTTTCTCCTTGAGCCATTTCCACTTCTCTTTGATGTGCTGGGGGCAGACTTGACTTAGGACTGAgaatgtattagtccgttttcacactgctgataaagacatacctgagactgggcaatttacaaaagaaagaggtttaattggacttacaattccatatggctggggaggcctcacaatcatggtggaaggcaaggaggagcaagtcacatctttcgaggatggtggcaggcaaagagagagcgcGTGCAGGCAAACTCCGGTTTTTAAAGCCATGAGATGTTAtgttattcactatcacgagaacagcacaggaaagaaccGCCCACCTggttcagttatctcccaccaggtccctctcaaaatacatgggaattatgggagctacaagatgagatttgggtggggacacagagccaaaccatatcagagagtGCCTTCCCCGAATAGTATATTGTATACAGTAGGAGGATGACTTTGTAATTCCTCTCCTCATTTCTGTTCCCTGAAGCCTGGCTATTCATGTCTATCAACTTTGGGGTTTCTGAAAGTGTGCAGAATCCGTTAATTCTCTCTGCAGACCCTTTGGGTGATTCTGGGAGACTGCATGTCATAGTAATAATATATATGATCTACTGAGGACCTATTTGCTAAGGGCTCTATTTCACCTCAGCAACATATATCGAGTGGCTCTTCTGTTTTGGGCAGGCTCTTGGGACCTGGGAAGGTATAAGAGTAGGACAGAGTCCTTTCCTCATGGAGCTTACGTTGCTAGTAGAGGCAGCAGTTAATCAAATACttacatgtgtgcatatacatatgtacaaacacataaatatttaataaacagataaatgctgtgaataaaaaaaagtacagtgTGCTATGAAATTAGGTGACACTTGCATTATTTATCTCAAACCTCCCAACACTTTTGTGAGTTCAGTGCCATCATTAGGTGAGGCCTGAAACTCtggaaggttaagtaacttgctcaaggtcacacagctagaaagtggcaagGTTGGGACTTAAAACTCAGTAtgtctgactccaaaaaaaaTGGGTTGCTAATCCCTCTGCTATACAGTCTGAGTTTGTAACAGTCAGCTTCTTGGTGGAAGACTGAAATTTGAATTCACGAAAGCAGACCCTAACTGTATGGTATTCCCAGTTTTGAGTCTCCAGTCTGTCGTTTCATAGGAAAAGCAGGGCTTCTTTTGGAGATTGTGGTGGGACAGCTTGCTCCAGAGAACCCACCAGTTTTCCACTATCTGGCAAGAAAACTGATTTAATGTTAGACTCTAAATGCAGAACTATAAGAGATTTCAAGTATGGTTAtaacctctctctcttctctgaatATACCAATCTTTGTTTCAGGGTAAAGCTTACAATGCAGTTGACTCTAACTACATTTTACTGATTTGCACTTGCTTTTCCAACAGATtcctttttaacttctttcttttactttttgaatttcctgattttaattaAATAGTGGGACTATCAGGCTATTTCTCTTCAAAGACCTCTAGTACAAGCACttgagttaaaaaacaaacaaatagtaccagccgggcgaggtggctcacacctgtaatcccagcactttaggaggccaaggcaggcggatcacgaggtcaggagattgagaccatccatcctgacagtgaaaccccctctgtattaaaaatacaaaaattagccaggcgtggtggcgtgtgcctgtagtcccagcttactcgggaagctgaggcagagaatcacttgaacctggaaggtggaggttgcagtgagcagagatcgctccactgcgctccagcctgggcgacagaacaagattccatctaaaaaaaaaaaaaaatagtatggaaAAGGCTCCTGCCCTCTATATTCTCCACTTTTAAATAATTCAGCTGAAAAAGTGCAGAATGTAAAGCCTAGATGTTTTCTCACCAAGGAAAGAAACACTGATATAGGGACTGTTGTTTTCCCTTTGGCCTCTTTGTCCCTTGAACCACTCTGCTGGGATTTCTCAGGTCTTGGGATGGCCATGATCCTATGGCACGTTTCTTTCTTCTCAGCTTTCCTTTAGGCCGGGAAGGCAGGTTCAAACACCTTCATTGGAGTCatggtattgtatttttttttttccccaggaacaGTGGAGACACCTGGATTCCACTCAAAAGGAGCAATACTGGGATCTCATGCTGGAGACCTATGGGAAAATGGTCTCAGGAGGTGAGGGCGTGGGTTAGCCTGATGGAAGGAGGTGGAAGGACTGGAAAACTGTGAGGCATTTTCCATGCACTCATAGAGAGACGTCTGCTGAACGTAAAATTGCCAGGTGAAGGAAATCATTAGGGACACAGTTGGGAACTGGGGCAAGTTGGAGATAGCAGAATTACAGTAAGAACTTCCTTGTATTGAAAGTATTcagtgtgccaggaactgtttgTGGGTACATTGCACGGAGTAACTTCTTTAATCTATGAAATTGATGATGGTATTCTCATTTTAAACCTGATGAAAGTGAGTGTCAGATCAAATACTTACCCACTGCCACGTAACTCATAAGTGGGCTGAGTCATGACGGAACTTTAGTTGTGGCTGACTCTGAGTCCACGCTCTTTTCTACTAAGCCACACTTGTCAGCCAACCATTGGTGGGATCCCAGTCATGATGCTCACACCAGCCTGCCAGGTAGTCTACAGACCTTTCTGTCCACCTCCTTAGACTCTTGTTTTCGTGGCCTTTACCATCAGTCAAGGTCATCCTGTGAGTACTGGTGTCTTACAAGCTCCACACGCTGTTCTAAGGTGAATTTCTGCAAGCGTCCAGAGCCTTCATATTGTCTCTAATGCGTAGGGTACTCCTTTGAAAGACACAGCTTCAGCTCCCAGTCTTCCCCATTCATCCAGGCCCACCATACATCTTTCTCTCTATAGCAGGCATTTCCCATTCCAAACCTGACCTGACTAATTCAATAGAATATGGGGAAGAGCTGGCAGGACTGTACCTTCATGTCAATGAGAAGGTCCCAAGACCCACCTGCATAGGTGAGTAATCGTTCATTGGTCTGGAATCATTTCTGACTGCCTCTCATGAAATTGGAGGTGACTGGGGAGGTGGTGAAGGAGGTCGGGGGAGATGGAATATTCTATTACGTTGGTTGTAAGTAGCCATGATCTGATTGGTTTGATTCGACTATTGAGATTGAGTCTATTTATCTCTGGCTATAGGGCTGCTGACACACATTTAACCATGGAAGGAAGACCACACATCAGACCTGTTGCCTTtaatcttttctgttgttttagctttttttctcagaaagaattAAGATTCACACAAATTGAGACCAATACAAATAGAGTAGAATTTCATTGAAAAGGATTATGTAGCAGCCTAGCAAGAAGTTAGAGTATCTAGACataaaacaaacaggaaaaagttTTATCTAATCCCTGTGCacctcacatttttaaaacagcaacatcaacaaatacttcatataaataatttatttaagacTAGGGAAGAAGAAATCTGAACTTGTTCTCTTGTAAAATAGCAGTCATTCTTTGCTTTCTACACTTTTTCTAAAACACTGAAGTGATGTAAAACCTAGCTGTGAAacctccccccctccccacacatacacacacttacatacaCAGTAAATCCCAGCACCTTAGAGGAAGAAGAGGACCAAGGATGGGAATGGTAGGGCAAGACATTCTTTCTCCCCAGTGGCAtctaattaattattttcttttgctagtATACCACAGAGAGAGCGATCATTAGCTgagatatttgattttaattttatgcaaCATATTTATCACGCTATTTCACAAGGATTTCTTCTGGAACAGTATTTTTCAAACTGCATTGCATAACCAGTTAGTGAGTTGTGAAATCATATGGTAGAGTTACAACCAgcgttaaaaacaaacaaacaaaaaaaacaaacaataagatTGAAGAGGAAATATCAGATGTAGGGGTGGGTAATATTTCAGGAAATACttgtttaaaatatgtgtgtgtgtactgtgtttcaatataaatatattgattaCTGCCTTATCTTGGGCAGCTGTAACAAGATACCATAGATAAAGTTGCTTaaacaaccaacatttatttctcacatttctggaggctgggaagtccaagatcagggtgctagCATGGTTTGCTGACCTCGcttttcttgctgtgtcatcacaGAGCAGAGaggggggttggggagaggagacagggagaggcagggagagactGGGAGAGGGggaggtgagagagagggagaaggggagacaggaaactaatcccatcatgaggactccacccttaGAACCTCATCTAGACCTAAtccctcccaaaggccccaggccccacctccaaataccatcatattaggggctagggcttcaacataagaattttgggggATCACAGTTTAGTCTGTAGAACTTATTGTGGGTTGTAGTTAGAGAAGGTTGAAAATATTGCTTTGGAGGTTGTCGCAGTAGGATTTTTTTTATAGACTATTTTTTAGGGCAGTTTTGGGTTCATAGTAGAATTGAATGGAAgctacagagatttcccatatagcTCCTAGTAGTCTGATCTTATTTGCGATATATAGCTCACTATATTCCtactcattttgtttgtttgtttttccctcatCCCACCTCTGCTGACATGGTCCCATTAGATACTGCCTGTAACTAGATGTGAGGAGTCTATAAGGGTCATCCCGCCTtgataggcaaaaaaaaaaaaaaaaaaaaaaaactattataggttcctgtctctactaaaaatgcaatatatatatacatatatatgtgtgtgtgtgtgtatgtgtgtgtgtgtatatatatttatagctgggcatggtggtgggcacctgtaataccagctacttgggaggctgaggcaggagaattcgcttgaacctgagaggcggaggttgcagtgagccgagaccacaccattgcactccagcctgggcaacaagaatgaaacttcgtctcaaaaaaaaaaaaaaaaaaaacgaaggaTATGTGGAAAGAGGTTTAGGACGATGAATCTGGCAGCAACGTGTAGGACAGATAGGAAGGGAACACTTGGAGGAAAGAAGTCTGCAGGAAGTCAGTGCGGGAGTCCGGCTGTCTGGGGAAGA is from Macaca thibetana thibetana isolate TM-01 chromosome 16, ASM2454274v1, whole genome shotgun sequence and encodes:
- the ZNF18 gene encoding zinc finger protein 18 isoform X1, with amino-acid sequence MPVDLGQALGLLPSLAKAEGSQFSESDAALQEELSSPETARQLFRQFRYQVMSGPHETLKQLRKLCFQWLQPEVHTKEQILEILMLEQFLTILPGEIQMWVRKQCPGSGEEAVTLVESLKGDPQRLWQWISIQVLGQDILSEKMESPSCQVGEVEPHLEVVPQELGLENSSVGPGELLSHIVKEESDTEAELALAASQPARPEERLIRDQDLGASLLPAAPQEQWRHLDSTQKEQYWDLMLETYGKMVSGAGISHSKPDLTNSIEYGEELAGLYLHVNEKVPRPTCIGDRQENDKENLNLENHRDQELLHASCQASGEVPSQASLRGFFSEDEPGCFGEGENLPEALQNIQDEGTGEQLSPPERISEKQLGQHLPNPHSGEMSTMWLEEKRETSQKGQPRAPMAQKLPTCRECGKTFYRNSQLVFHQRTHNGETYFQCTICKKAFLRSSDFVKHQRTHTGEKPCKCDYCGKGFSDFSGLRHHEKIHTGEKPYKCPICEKSFIQRSNFNRHQRVHTGEKPYKCSHCGKSFSWRSSFDKHQRSHLGKKPFK
- the ZNF18 gene encoding zinc finger protein 18 isoform X2 gives rise to the protein MPVDLGQALGLLPSLAKAEGSQFSESDAALQEELSSPETARQLFRQFRYQVMSGPHETLKQLRKLCFQWLQPEVHTKEQILEILMLEQFLTILPGEIQMWVRKQCPGSGEEAVTLVESLKGDPQRLWQWISIQVLGQDILSEKMESPSCQVGEVEPHLEVVPQELGLENSSVGPGELLSHIVKEESDTEAELALAASQPARPEERLIRDQDLGASLLPAAPQEQWRHLDSTQKEQYWDLMLETYGKMVSGGISHSKPDLTNSIEYGEELAGLYLHVNEKVPRPTCIGDRQENDKENLNLENHRDQELLHASCQASGEVPSQASLRGFFSEDEPGCFGEGENLPEALQNIQDEGTGEQLSPPERISEKQLGQHLPNPHSGEMSTMWLEEKRETSQKGQPRAPMAQKLPTCRECGKTFYRNSQLVFHQRTHNGETYFQCTICKKAFLRSSDFVKHQRTHTGEKPCKCDYCGKGFSDFSGLRHHEKIHTGEKPYKCPICEKSFIQRSNFNRHQRVHTGEKPYKCSHCGKSFSWRSSFDKHQRSHLGKKPFK